The Microterricola viridarii nucleotide sequence CTTGACCGGCTTCTCGGTGAGGCTCTGCGCGTACACCGCCCAGCCGAGCGTGATCGGGGCGGGGCGGGACACATCGCCCCAGAGCAGCGACGGGCGGGTGCACCGGCTGCCGTAGGACTGCACCCAGCCGTGCTCCGTCACCGCGAAGCCGTCGAGGTACTCGGCGAAGTACTGCACCATGTCATTGCGCTCCGGCTCGCCGTGCACGAGCACGTCGAGCCCGATCTCCTCCTGCAGCCGCACGACCCGGTCGATCTCGGCCTTCATCAGGCCCTCGTACTCGGCCGGGCTGAGCGCGCCGGAGTTCAGCCGGGCGCGGGCGCGGCGGATGTCGGGGGTCTGCGGGAAGGAGCCGATCGTCGTGGTCGGCAGCAGCGGCAGCGGCAGGGCCGCCTCCTGGGCGGCGACGCGCTCGGCGTAGTCGCCACGCTCGTAGTCGGCCGTGCCGAGCGCGCCGGTGCGCGCCCGGACGGCGGCATCGCGCACTCCCGGCGCGGCCAGCCGCTCGGCGAGGGCTGCCGCCGCGGCCTCCAGCTCGGCCCGGACACTCTCCCGCCCGTCGCGGAGCCCGGCGGCGACGGCCGCGATCTGGCCGACCTTCTGGTCGGCGAAGGCCAGCCAGTTGCCGAGCGCGCCCAGCTTGGTCTCCTCGCTCGCGTCGTGCGGGAGGTGCAGCAGGGAGGTCGAGCTCGACACGGAGACGGCCGGCGAGAGCGCGCCGAGCGATTCGGCCGCGGTCAGCGCCGCCTCGAGGTCGCCGCGCCAGATGTTGTGCCCGTCGATGACGCCGGCGACGAGCGTCTTGGCCGCCAGCGCCGCAGCGGTCTCCTCCCCCAGCCCGGTCGGCAGGGTCCCGCGCACCAGGTCGAGCCCGATCGCCTCGACGGCGGATGCCGCGAGCACGGGCAGAGCGTCGCCGAGCGCGCCGTAGGGCGCAGCCACGAAGATCGCCGGGCGGGCGGTCGCGCCCGCGAGCACGCGGTAGGCCTCCGCCAATGCGGCCAGCTGCACCGGGCGGGCGACGGGGATGCTCTCGTTGACGAGGCCGGGCTCGTCCAGCTGCACCCACTCCGCCCCGGCGGCGCGCAGGCGCGCGAGCAGCTCGGTGTAGACGGGGAGCAGCTCGTCCAGGCGCGAGATCGGCTCGAATCCGGCCGGGGCGCCGTCGCTCGCCTTGGCCAGCAGCAGGAAGGTGACCGGGCCGACGATGGCGGGGCGGGTCAGGTATCCGGCCGCCTTCGCCTCCTCGAACTCGCGCACCAGGCGGTCGCTGGCCAGCCGGAACTCGGTCTCTGGGCCGATCTCCGGCACCAGGTAGTGATAGTTGCTGTCGAACCACTTGGTCATCTCCAGCGGGAGGTTGTCGCCGGCGCCGCGGGCCAGCGTGAAGTAGCCGGCCAGGTCGAGGCTGCCGTCATCCGCCACCAGCTGCGCGAAGCGGCTCGGCACGGCTCCGACGGTGACCGCGGTGTCCAGAACGTGGTCGTAGAAGGAGAAGCTCTCTGGGATGGCGGAGTCGCCGCGGCCGAGGCCGAGGCCTGCGAGCCGGGCCCTCGTGGTCGCGCGGAGCTCTGCCGCACGCTGCTCGAGCTCGGCGGCGGTGATGCTGCCCGCCCAGAACGCCTCGACGGCGTGCTTGAGCTCGCGCCGGCGGCCGATGCGCGGGTAGCCGAGGATGGTGCCGGCGGGGAACGCCGGGGCGGGAGTGGGTCGTGCGGTCATTCGTCGTCCTTACTGATGGGGTGCGGCCGCTGGGTGGTGCGGCCTGCGGGATTTTCGGGTTCGGCGGTCGTCGGAAAAAGACATGGGGGTAGTGCGGAAGGGTGCCAGAGGGCGTTGCCCGACGTGGGGCCGGGGTACGGGGTCGGTCGCGGGCCTGCGCTAGCGGCCGGCGACCGCCGGCATTCGGCCGAGGCGTTCCAGCACGCCGAGCACCGCGCGGTGCTGGTTGAAGGTGTACAGGTGCAGGCCGGGTGCACCGCCGGCGAGCACCTCGGCGGCGACGCGGGCGATGTAGTCGACGCCGATCTCGTGCTGGCCCTCTTCGCTGGGCTCCACCTCGAGGGCGATCTCGAGCTCGGCGGGGATCTCCTCGCCGGTCAGCTCGGCGATCCTGGCCAGCCGGGTCGGGGTGGTCGCGGGCATCAGGCCCGGCACGATGTCGATGGTGACGCCGGCCGTGCGGGCGCGGTCGACGAAGCCGAGGTAGTCGTCGGCGTGGAAGAAGAGCTGGGTGATCGCCAGCGTCGCGCCGGCGACCTGCTTGGCGAGCAGGCTGTCGACGTCGGCGCTCGATCCGCGGGCACGCGGGTGCCCGTTTGGGAAGGCCGCGACGGCGACGCGCTCCGGCCGGCGGCGCCGCGCGATGCGGCTGCCCTGGCTGGCCCCCGGCACGCGCTTCTGGGAGAACGGCTCGCGCTCCTCCTGCACCCGGTGGATCAGCTGCACGAGCTCCGCGGCGCTGCCGAGGTCGCCGAGCTCGGCTGGCCCGGTGACGCCGCTCGGCGGGTCGCCGCGGAGGGCCAGGAAGCTGGTGATGCCGGCGTCCAGGAACTGCCGGACCAGGCTGTTCGCCTCGGCGTGGGACGAGCCGACGCAGGTGAGGTGGGCCATCGGCTCGACGGCCGTGTGCTCGAGGATGTAGCGGAGCACGGTGAGGGAGCGCTCCCGGGAGGAGCCGCCCGCGCCGTAGGTGACGGAGATGAACGCCGGGTCGGCCTCCGCCAGCTTGTCGATGGTTCGCCCGAGCGCCAGGGCCGCGGCATCCGTGCGGGGCGGGAAAAGCTCGAACGAGACGGGCGTCACGACTCCGCTGTGGCCGCCCGCTCGGGGCGAGACGTGGTGGTAAGCGGCCAAGGTGTGTTCCTCTGCGTGGGCGGATGCCGCGCGGTGCAGGGGTGTCGAACCGTCAGGCCGCGCACCACCGCACAGTGCGGGTGTGGTTGCGGGCGGATGCCGGGCTCGGCTGTCGCTCTGGTTGCCGTCAGACGGCAACAACGTTTCACAGAGAATACAACGGGCGGTCAGCGGCCGGCAGGCTGTGACCGAATGTGACGGGCTAGGCCTCGAGGGCGCCGGCCGGGGCGCGGTAGGCCGAGAACAGGGCCTCGAGGTCGGCGGCGATGCGCGCGTGCACGAGGGTTCCGGTCTCGACGTACTCGGTCGAGATGACCCGGCCCTTCTCGTGCAGCAGCGAGATCAGGTCGCCGCGGTCGTACGGCACGACGAGCTCGATGGCGAGGCTCGGGTCCGGCAGCATCTCGCCGATCGTGGCGAGCAGCTCGTCGATGCCCTCACCGCTGCGGGCGGAGGCGAAGAGGGCGCGGGGCTCGAGGCCGCGCAGCACCATTCGGGCGTCGTCGTCGATCAGGTCGGACTTGTTGAAGACGATGAGCTCCGGGATGTCGCGGGCGCCCACCTCGCCGATGACGTCGCGCACGGTGGCGATCTGGCCGGCCGGGTCGGGGTGCGAGCCGTCGACGACGTGCACGATGAGGTCGGAGTCGGCGACCTCCTCCAGCGTGGAGCGGAACGCCTCGACGAGCTGGTGCGGCAGGTTGCGCACGAAGCCGACCGTGTCGGCCAGCGTGTAGATGCGCCCGTCGGCGGTGGTGTTCTTGCGCACGGTGGCATCGAGGGTGGCGAACAGCGAGTTCTCCACCAGCACGCCGGCGTGGGTGATGCGGTTCAGGATGCTGGACTTGCCGGCGTTGGTGTAGCCGGCGATGGCGACGGAGGGCACCGCGTTGCGGCGGCGGTTGGCCCGCTTGGCCTCGCGGGCGGGCTTCATCGCGGCGATCTGCTTGCGCAGCTTCGCCATCCGGGTGTGGATGCGGCGGCGGTCCAGCTCGATCTTGGTCTCACCGGGGCCACGGCTGCCCATGCCGGCGCCGGCGCCGCCCACCTGGCCACCGGCCTGGCGCGACATGGAGTCACCCCAGCCGCGGAGGCGGGGCAGCAGGTACTGCAGCTGGGCAAGCTCGACCTGCGCCTTGCCCTCGCGGCTCTTCGCATGCTGGCTGAAGATGTCGAGGATGACGGCGGTGCGGTCGATGACCTTCACCTTGACCACGTCTTCGAGTGCGCGGCGCTGGCTGGGCGCGAGCTCCGTGTCGGCGATGACGGTGTCGGCGCCGAGAGCCTGCACGATGCCGGCCAGCTCGCGGGCCTTGCCGCTGCCCAGGAAGGTGCTCGGGTCGGGGTTGGGGCGCCGCTGCAGCAGGCCGTCGAGCACGGTGGCACCGGCGGTCTCCGCCAGGGCGGCCAGTTCGCGCATCGAGTTCTCGGCGTCATCCACCGAGCCCTGCATGTAGATGCCGATCAGGACGACGTTCTCGAGGCGCAGCTGGCGGTACTCGACCTCTGTGACGTCTTCGAGCTCGGTGGAGAGGCTCGGCACGCGCCGCAAGGCGTTGCGGTCGTCGCGGTCGAGCTGCTCGCCGTCGCTGAACGCGGCGGCGCCGGTCTCGGTCTGCAGCGCCTGCGCTCCGCTGGCGAAGATGCCGGAGCTGAAGTGGGCGCTGCCCGCCGACCGGGCCTCGGCGCTGGCCAGCACCCGGGCGACGACGTCGTCGCTCTCGAATGCACCGTCGCCGTCAAAGGCGTCGGTGCCGGTGCTGTCGTTGGTGGTGTTGCTGGCGTCAGTCATTGCTCTCAGTTTACGGGTTTCAATCTGCGATAGATTCGCTGGTATGGCTTCAGAGCATTACTTCAGCGCGGATCCGGGGAGTGAGCTCAAATTGCGCCGCATCCAGGTGCGCCTCGGCGGGCAGGACCGTGAGGTCACGACCTCCAACGGAATCTTCAGTCCGGACCACATCGACCAGGGCACCGAGGTGTTGCTGCGCTATGCGCCGACTCCCCCGGCGACCGGCAATCTGCTGGACCTCGGCTGCGGCTGGGGCCCGATCGCCCTGACGCTGGCCCTGGAATCCCCGGAGGCCACCGTGTGGGCCGTCGACGTGAACGACCGCGCGCTGGAGCTGGTCCGGCGAAACGCCGAGGAGCTCGGCCTCGGCAACGTCCGGGCCGTGCGGCCTGAGGACGTGCCGGAGGACGTGCGGTTCGAGACCATCTGGTCGAACCCGCCCATCCGCGTCGGCAAGGACGTGCTGCACTCGATGCTGCAGCACTGGCTGCCGCGCCTGAAGCCGGGCACCGACTCCTATCTGGTCGTTCAGCGCAACCTCGGCTCCGACTCGCTGCAACGCTGGCTCGAGGCGGAGTTCGCCGGCTCGCTGGAGATCGCCCGCGAGGCCATCAGCAAGGGTTTCCGGGTGCTGAAGGTTACCCGTCCGGACGCCGCGGAGTAACCAACCGCGTGCCCGGCCGGGCACGAGTGTCCTCTAGCCGAGGCTGAGCACCCCGTCGAAGACGAGCTCGGCCGGGCCGGAGAGCGCGACGTGCTCGCCGTCCTCGGTCGGGAACATGCGCACGCCGAGCACGCCGCCCGGCACCTCGACCCGCCACTGGTTGGGCGCGCCGGCGCCGGCCCAGTGCCGGACGGCGAGGGCGGCGGCCGCCGCGCCCGTGCCGCAGGACTGCGTCTCGCCGGAACCGCGCTCGTGCACCCGCATGCGGAAGCGGCCGACGCCGTCGTGCACCAGTGGGTCGGCCGGCACGACGAACTCGATGTTCGCTCCGCCCTCCGGGGCGGGGTCGAGCTGTGGGATGTAGCCGAGGTCGGCGGCATCGAGCTCGGCATCGTCGGCGAGGGCGACGACCACGTGCGGGTTGCCGACGCTGATGCCGAGGCCGGGTCGGGCGACCGGGAGGTTCTTGGCGCGCACGAGCGGCTCGCCTCCGGCCAGCCGCCACCGGCCGAGGTCTACCTGGAAGCCGGTGCGATTGCTCTGCACGTCCCGGACGCCGGCGCGGGTGCCGATCGAGAGGGTGTCGCCGGCTGGCAGCTCGGCCAGGCCCTGGTCCAGCAGGAAGCGGGTGAAGACGCGGGCGCCGTTGCCGCACATCTCAGAGGGGGTGCCGTCGGCGTTCCAGTAGTCCATGAACCAGACGGCGTCCGGGTCCTCGGCCAGCGCCGCGGCGCCCTCCGGCAGGGCGTCGGAGCGCACGGCCCGGATCAGCCCGTCGGCGCCGATTCCGAAGCGCCGGTCGCAGACGGCGGCGATCTGTGCCGGGCTGAGCGGGTGCGAACCGTCCGGGTCGGCGAAGAGCACGAAGTCGTTGCCTGTGCCCTGGCCCTTGGTGAAGTGGAGGTCGAAAGCCATGCGCCCAGTCTAAACGGCGGGTGTGCTCCGGCCGGCCTCGGCCGGCGCTGCGCCGGCCGCCCGCCAGGCGGACAGCGCTGCGTCAACGCGGGCGGCGCCGGCATCCGGCCCGTCCTGCTCCGTCGCGGCCGGCAGCCAGTGCGCGTGCGGGTAGCGCTTGAACCAGCTGACCTGCCGGCGGGCGTAGCGGCGGGTGAGCTGCTGCGTCGCCTCGATCGCCTCGGCCCGGGTGCTGCGGCCGTGGATCTCGTCGATGGCCTGGGTGTATCCGATGGCCCGGCTGGCGGTGACGCCCTCCTCGAGGCCGAGCGGCAGCAGGGCGCGGGCCTCGTCGAGCAGGCCGTCGGCCCACATCTGCTCGACCCGACGGTCCAGGCGCGCGGTGAGCTGCTCGCGCTCGGAGGCCAGGCCGATGACGGCGAGCGGGTGCCAGGGCTCTGGCTCGTCCGGCAGGGCGGCCGCGTTCGGCTCGCCCGTGATGGCGATCACCTCGAGGGCGCGGACGATGCGCCGGCCGTTTGTGGATCCCACCCGGAGCGCGGTCGCCTGGTCGAAGGCGGCCAGCCGGCGGTACAACAGGCCGGGTCCGAGCTCGGCCAGCTCCGCCTCGAGTGCGGCCCGGATGACGGGGTCGGTGCCCGGGAAGCGGAAGTCGTAGACCAGTGCGGAGACGTACAGCCCGGAGCCGCCGACCACGATCGGCACCGCCCCGCGCGCGCGGATGTCGTCGACGACCGCCCTGGCCTGCTCCTGGTAACCGGCGACGGCCGCCTCGTCCCGCACGCCGAGCACGTCGAACATGTGGTGCGGGATGCCGCGGCGCTCGGCGAGCGGCAGCTTGGCCGTGCCGATGTCCATGCCGCGGTAGAGCTGCATCGCGTCGGCGTTGACGATCTCGGCCGCGATGCCGTCGGCGGCGAGGCGTTCGGCAATGTCGAGGGAGAGCGCGGACTTGCCCGTGCCGGTGGCCCCGACGACGGCGATCAGCGCGGCCGGGTCTGCCCCGGGCCGGCCGGGCCGCATCAGCGCAGCTCGTCGTCGGTGTTGTAGATGGGGACGGTGCTGGCGCCGCCCGCGCGCAGTGTCGGGAAGCCGAGGAGGACTGGCCCTGGCGCGCCCTGGCCGCCGTCGGCGGCGCCGGACGGCACGCCGCAGGACTCCGCCTCCTGGCGGTCCCAGGCGTCGCCGGAGCGGGTGCGCCGGATGGCGAGCGGGGCGTCGTCGACGGAGTCGGCGATGAGGAAGAACGGTGCGGCCTGGGTCACCGTCACGGTGACCACGTCGCCGGGGCGCGGCGTCTCGGAGCCGGCCGGCACCTCGAAGTGCACGAGGCGGCTGTCCTCTGCCCGCCCGGAGAGGCGGTTCGTGTCGGCATCCTTCTTGCCGGCGTGGTTGCCGACGAGCACTTGGACGGTGCGGCCGACGACCTTCTCGTTCTCCTCCCAGGAGATGCGGTCCTGCAGGGCGATGAGGCGTTCGTAGCGCTTTTGGACGACCTCCTTGGGGACCTGCTCCTCCATGGTCGCCGCCGGCGTGCCGGGGCGGATGGAGTACTGGAAGGTGAAGGCGGTGGCGAAGCGGGCCTCCTCGACGACGCGCAGCGTCTCCTGGAAGTCCTCCTCGGTCTCGCCGGGGAAGCCGACGATGATGTCGGTGCTGATCGCGGCGTGCGGCATGCGCTCGCGCACCCGCTCGAGGATGCCGAGGAACTTCGCGGAGCGGTAGGAGCGCCGCATCGCCTTCAGCACCCGGTCGGAGCCGGACTGCAGCGGCATGTGCAGCTGCGGCATCACGGAGGGCGTCTCGGCCATCGCGTCGATGACGTCGTCGGTGAAGGCGGCCGGGTGCGGGCTGGTGAAGCGGATGCGCTCGAGGCCCTCGATGGCGCCGGCCGCGCGGAGGAGCTTGCCGAAGGCGAGCCGGTCGCCGAACTCGACGCCGTAGGAGTTCACGTTCTGGCCGAGCAGGGTCACCTCGAGGGCGCCGTCGTCGACGAGGGACTGGATCTCGGAGAGCACCTCGCCGGGGCGGCGGTCCTTCTCCTTGCCGCGGAGGGCGGGCACGATACAGAAGGTGCAGGTGTTGTTGCAGCCGACGGAGATGGACACCCAGCCGCTGTAGCTGGAATCGCGCTTGGTGGGCAGCGTGGAGGGGAACGTCTCCAATGCCTCGAGGATCTCGATCTGCGCCTCGTCGTTGTGGCGGGCCCGCTCGAGCAGGCTGGGCAGGGCGCCCATGTTGTGGGTGCCGAAGACGACATCCACCCAGGGCGCCTTCTCCAGGATGACGTTCTTGTCCTTCTGGGCCAGGCAGCCGCCGACGGCGATCTGCATACCGGCATGGCGGCGCTTGACGCCGGCCAGGTAGCCCAGGTTTCCGTAGAGCTTGTTGTCGGCGTTCTCGCGCACCGCACAGGTGTTGATCACGACGACGTCGGGCTCGACGCCGTCGGCCTTGATGTAGCCGGCGGCCTCGAGCGAGCCGCTCAGGCGCTCCGAGTCGTGCACGTTCATCTGGCAGCCGTAGGTGCGCACCTCGTAGCTGCGTGCTCGCCCCGCGGCATCGTGTGACGCCGACGACGGCGCAATGATCGTGGGGTTCTCGCTGACGGTGCTCATGATGAGCACTAGTTTAGATCAGCGGAACCGAACGCCGCCTGTCGGCCGCTTGCGGGCGGCGAGGGCCGCCTTCACCGCGTCGCGCACCACGCCGGACCCGTAGCCCTTGCGCATCAGGAATCCGGTGAGACGCCGCTCGGCGGTGGCGTCGTCGTAGGAGCTCAGCTGCCCGGCGCGCTTGACCGCCAGCTCCATGGCTCGCGCCCGCTCCTCGTCCTGGTCGGACTCCCCCAGCGCCTCGCTGACGACGGCCGGGGAGATCCTGCGTCGGTTGAGTTCCTGCTTGATGGAGGAGGCGCCGAGGCCCTTGCGCCGGCGCAGCTGGTCGATGATGTTCTCGGCCAGGCGGAGGTCGTCGAGGTAGCCGAGGCGCACCATCCGCTCCACCCATTCCTCGAGCTGCTCGGCCGGCAGGCCATTCTGCTCGAGGAACTGCTCGACCTCGACGATGGACATGTCGCGTCTGGCCAGCTTCTTCAGGAGCGCGCGCTCCAGGGCGTCGGGGTCGAATTCCTCGACCTCGTCCTCGTCGTCCGCCTCGTCGCTGTACTCCTCGGTCCAGTCGCCCGGCTCGGCGAGCTGGCGCGGCAGCGCCACCGGCGCCGATGCGTCGAAGCCGCGCTCGGCCAGCTCGCGCTCCGGCTCCACCCAGGGGCGTCGGAATGCGGTGCTGCCCATGCCGGACTCTGTCGTGACGTCGACGCCGGGTGCCGCCCACGGCAGGTAGCTGACCTTCGCCAGCGGCTCCGCCTCGGCCGGCTCGCCCGCGGGCTCGTCGACCTCGGGTGCTGCGGGGCGGGGCCGGACGGCGCGGGGCTTCGCGGCCATGGGCTTCGCGGCCGCCGGCGTCACGGGAGCCGGCGTCGCGGCAGCCGGCGTCGCGGCAGCCGGCGTCGCGGGAGCGTCCTCCGCGTCCGGCGTGCCGGGGCGGCCGCCCGGCTCGGCGTCGATCTGGGTGTTCTCACCCTCGTCGTCGCTCGAGCCGTGGCCGCCCCACCATCCGATTTCCATGATTCGCCTCGGGCTAGGCGCCCTTGCGGGCCTTCAACTTCTCGACGAGCGGCGTCTCCTCGGGGGCGATGCCCGCCGCGGCGTCTTCCGCCGCCTTCTTGGCGGCCTCCGCCTTGGCTGCGACGCCGGCCGGGCCGATGCCCAGCTTGCCGAGCAGGCGGGTCTCGATGTCCAGGGCGATGTCGGGGTTGCGCAGCAGGAAGTTGCGCGAGTTCTCCTTGCCCTGGCCGAGCTGGTCGCCCTCGTAGGTGTACCAGGCGCCGGACTTCTTGACGATGCCGTGGTCGACGCCGAAGTCGATCAGGCTGCCCTCGCGGGAGATGCCGACACCGTAGATGATGTCGAACTCGGCCTGCTTGAACGGCGGCGCCATCTTGTTCTTGACGACCTTGACACGGGTGCGGTTGCCGACCGCGTCGGTGCCGTCCTTCAGCGTCTCGATACGGCGGATGTCGAGGCGGACCGAGGCGTAGAACTTGAGCGCCTTGCCGCCGGCGGTGGTCTCCGGGCTGCCGAAGAAGACACCGATCTTCTCGCGCAGCTGGTTGATGAAGATCATGGTGGTGTTGGTCTGGCTGAGGCCACCGGTGAGCTTGCGGAGCGCCTGCGACATGAGGCGGGCCTGCAAGCCGACGTGGGAGTCACCCATCTCGCCCTCGATCTCGGCGCGCGGAACGAGGGCCGCCACGGAGTCGATCACGATCAGGTCGATGGAGCCGGAGCGGACGAGCATGTCGGCGATCTCGAGCGCCTGCTCACCGGTGTCCGGCTGGGAGACGAGGAGCGCGTCGATGTCGACGCCGAGCTTCTTGGCGTACTCCGGGTCGAGGGCGTGCTCGGCGTCGATGAACGCGGCGATGCCGCCGTTGCGCTGGGCGTTGGCGATCGCGTGCAGCGTCAGCGTGGTCTTACCCGAGGACTCCGGGCCGTAGATCTCGACGATGCGGCCGCGGGGAAGCCCGCCAATGCCGAGGGCGACGTCCAGCGCGATCGAACCAGTGGAGATGGTCTCAACGGGTGCGCGCTCGTCGCTGCCGAGGCGCATGACGGAGCCCTTGCCGAACTGGCGGTCAATCTGGGCGAGAGCGGTTTCGAGCGACTTCTCGCGGTCTGCAGGTGATGGCATTTCGGTCTCCTTTTGCTGGTTCGATTCGCCTATAGGCTGTCGTGTTCGAGTCGGCGGAATGAGATTCCCTGGGACGAACTGACAAGGCAGTCAGCAGTTCTTCCGCTGATGTTTTCGACTGTACGCCGACCCTCTGACACGAGGTTTTGCACGGGCGTAGTGGTGGAGAACGATCAGCTCAAGCGCTGCTGTGCAGGAGCCTAGTACGAACCGAACAAATATTCGAGCCCAGAGCGGCGTGTCGGCGTCCGGAATCGAAGGCGTTGCGGGCCGCTAGCTCGCGGATGCCGGCTTCGGCAGGCCCACGCCGTACCAGCGCTCCCGCGGGACGTCGGTCTCAGCGCAGATCGCCAGCCACACCTCGCGCGGTTGCACGCCGTCCGCCAGCGCCTGGGCGGCGGTGCGGTTTCCGAGCGCGGTGAGCACCAGGTCGGCCTGCACGACGGCGGCGTATGCCGGGCCGAACTCGGTGGCCATGGCCAGGTTGAACTCACTTCGACGCATGCGACAACGCTAACCAGTGCCGGCCGGGAATCACAATCGCGCCGGAGGAGGCCGGCACCAATGCAAAACGACAGGCCGGTCAGAAGACCGGCCTGTCGAATGTGTGTCTCCGTCGCGCGTCACACCGTTGCGCAGCGACCGAGGAAATAGTGAGTCTGCGTGGTTATCGAACCATCATGTCCACGTCGAAGTTCACGACGAACTCGTCGGGAACGGTGTCGGGGATCGGGTCGATGCCTTCGAGAACGGCGAGACGATCGCCGACCTCACGCATGATGACCGAAATCGGGGTGTCGAGTGCATCAGCAACCGAAGCGAGAATCTCGCTCGAGGCTTCTTTCTGGCCGCGCTCCACCTCGCTCAAGTAGCCCAAGGCCACGCTGGCCTTGCTGGCAACCTGCCGAAGGGTGCGCCCCTTCTGAAGTCGGAAGTCCCTGAGTACATCGCCGATTTCTTGACGAACCAGAATCATCGGAACCTCCTCCATATTTATCAAGGCCCAGAGGCCTGTTAAGGAGGTCAGTTTATCCGAACCCCCCACTGCACCGACTCTAGCGGTGCACACTGGGCTTTTCTTGTGAATTCGTGGGGTGTAACCGCACTTTGTGCGCTTCTATTCCACGGCGGAGCAGGAATATGCACACGGTGCCCTCACGCGTGTGGGCGCTGCCCGTCCAGCGCCTCTCGGAGCGCCTCCAGCGCGGCGTTCACCGACGCGGCCCGCACGGCGGAGCGGTCCCCCGCAAGGCGCAGGCCGACCGAGCGGGTGCCGGCCGCCGAGGCCACGCCGAGGTAGACGACGCCCGGCGGTTGGCCGTCTTGCGGGTCGGGCCCGGCGACGCCCGTCGTGGCGATTCCGTAGTCGGCGGCGCGGCCGTCGACGGCGAGCACCCGGCGCACGCCGTCGGCCATCTGCCTGGCGACCTCCGGGTCGACGGCGCCGCGCTCGGCGAGCAGGGCGGCGTCGACGCCGAGCACGCTGTGCTTGATGGCGGTGTTGTAGGCGACGACGGCCCCGCTGACCGCGGCGGAGGCGCCGGGCACGGCGATGAGCGTCGCGGCGAGCAGGCCGCCGGTCAGCGACTCGGCGATGGCGACGGTCTCGCCGCGGCGGGTGAGCTCGGCGATGACGCGGGCCGCGGCATCCGGCGTCAGCGCAGTCGTCGGCTCGGGCTCGGCGGGGGTGGGCATGGTGCCGCCTACAGGCCGCTCTTCTTGAGCTTCGCGGCGTCGAGGAGGTACTGCACGCCCGTGTAGACGGTGATCAGGACGGCCGCCGTCATGGCGATGCCGTTCACCCAGAACACCCAGTCGCCGAAGAGCGTCCAGAACGGCAGCAGCGCGAGCGAGATCGCCACGGACTGCACCAGCGTCTTGAGCTTGCCGCCCTTGGAGGCCGGGACCACGTTGCCGCGGCCGAGCTCGACGAAGCGCCACACGGTGATGCCCACCTCGCGCACGACGATGATGGCCGTCACCCACCACGGGAGTTCACCCAGGATCGACAGGCAGACCAGCGCCCCGCTGGTGAGCAGCTTGTCGGCGATCGGGTCGAGGATCTTGCCGAGGTCGGTGACGAGGTTCTTGCGCCTCGCGATGGCCCCGTCGATGCCGTCGGTGCCGATCGCGACGATGAACAGCACGGCCGCCCACCAGCGCAGCGCGCCGTCGGCACCGTTGTCGGCCAGCAGCATCCAGAAGAACAGCGGCGCCAGCAGGATGCGCACCCCGGTGATCACATTGGGTGCGTTCCAGTTGCTGGGGCGCGCTGCGGGCGCCGGCTGCGCGGGGCCGCCGGACGTGGTGTCGCTGGGTGTCATGTCTGGCTAGTCCCTACCGGTCAGATTCCAGGCGTCCTCGTCGGTGTCACCCTCGACCTCAGGGTACCCCTCCGACATCTTCGCCACGGGATCGCCGCCGTAGGGGTCGTGCTCGGGGACGGGCGCCGGGGCCGGCGCGGCGGGCGCCGCCGCCTGCTCGCGCGGCTCCTCGCCGCGGAGCTTGGCCAGCACCCCGCCGAGCTGCTCGGCGGTGACCAGCACGTCGCGGGCCTTGGAGCCCTCGGACGGGCCGACGATCTCGCGGCTCTCCAGG carries:
- the metE gene encoding 5-methyltetrahydropteroyltriglutamate--homocysteine S-methyltransferase — encoded protein: MTARPTPAPAFPAGTILGYPRIGRRRELKHAVEAFWAGSITAAELEQRAAELRATTRARLAGLGLGRGDSAIPESFSFYDHVLDTAVTVGAVPSRFAQLVADDGSLDLAGYFTLARGAGDNLPLEMTKWFDSNYHYLVPEIGPETEFRLASDRLVREFEEAKAAGYLTRPAIVGPVTFLLLAKASDGAPAGFEPISRLDELLPVYTELLARLRAAGAEWVQLDEPGLVNESIPVARPVQLAALAEAYRVLAGATARPAIFVAAPYGALGDALPVLAASAVEAIGLDLVRGTLPTGLGEETAAALAAKTLVAGVIDGHNIWRGDLEAALTAAESLGALSPAVSVSSSTSLLHLPHDASEETKLGALGNWLAFADQKVGQIAAVAAGLRDGRESVRAELEAAAAALAERLAAPGVRDAAVRARTGALGTADYERGDYAERVAAQEAALPLPLLPTTTIGSFPQTPDIRRARARLNSGALSPAEYEGLMKAEIDRVVRLQEEIGLDVLVHGEPERNDMVQYFAEYLDGFAVTEHGWVQSYGSRCTRPSLLWGDVSRPAPITLGWAVYAQSLTEKPVKGMLTGPVTILAWSFVRDDQPLGETATQLALALRDEIGELEGAGIGIIQVDEPALRELLPLQRADHAGYLDWSVGSFRLATAGVRAETQIHTHLCYSEFGDVIDAIGRLDADVTSVEAARSRMEIVDDIGRSGFDHGIGPGVYDIHSPRVPGVAEMTQLLERALEVVPGRRLWVNPDCGLKTRGYAETTESLQNMLAATQAVRAGAAAL
- a CDS encoding methylenetetrahydrofolate reductase: MAAYHHVSPRAGGHSGVVTPVSFELFPPRTDAAALALGRTIDKLAEADPAFISVTYGAGGSSRERSLTVLRYILEHTAVEPMAHLTCVGSSHAEANSLVRQFLDAGITSFLALRGDPPSGVTGPAELGDLGSAAELVQLIHRVQEEREPFSQKRVPGASQGSRIARRRRPERVAVAAFPNGHPRARGSSADVDSLLAKQVAGATLAITQLFFHADDYLGFVDRARTAGVTIDIVPGLMPATTPTRLARIAELTGEEIPAELEIALEVEPSEEGQHEIGVDYIARVAAEVLAGGAPGLHLYTFNQHRAVLGVLERLGRMPAVAGR
- the hflX gene encoding GTPase HflX, whose protein sequence is MTDASNTTNDSTGTDAFDGDGAFESDDVVARVLASAEARSAGSAHFSSGIFASGAQALQTETGAAAFSDGEQLDRDDRNALRRVPSLSTELEDVTEVEYRQLRLENVVLIGIYMQGSVDDAENSMRELAALAETAGATVLDGLLQRRPNPDPSTFLGSGKARELAGIVQALGADTVIADTELAPSQRRALEDVVKVKVIDRTAVILDIFSQHAKSREGKAQVELAQLQYLLPRLRGWGDSMSRQAGGQVGGAGAGMGSRGPGETKIELDRRRIHTRMAKLRKQIAAMKPAREAKRANRRRNAVPSVAIAGYTNAGKSSILNRITHAGVLVENSLFATLDATVRKNTTADGRIYTLADTVGFVRNLPHQLVEAFRSTLEEVADSDLIVHVVDGSHPDPAGQIATVRDVIGEVGARDIPELIVFNKSDLIDDDARMVLRGLEPRALFASARSGEGIDELLATIGEMLPDPSLAIELVVPYDRGDLISLLHEKGRVISTEYVETGTLVHARIAADLEALFSAYRAPAGALEA
- a CDS encoding class I SAM-dependent methyltransferase; this encodes MASEHYFSADPGSELKLRRIQVRLGGQDREVTTSNGIFSPDHIDQGTEVLLRYAPTPPATGNLLDLGCGWGPIALTLALESPEATVWAVDVNDRALELVRRNAEELGLGNVRAVRPEDVPEDVRFETIWSNPPIRVGKDVLHSMLQHWLPRLKPGTDSYLVVQRNLGSDSLQRWLEAEFAGSLEIAREAISKGFRVLKVTRPDAAE
- the dapF gene encoding diaminopimelate epimerase, translated to MAFDLHFTKGQGTGNDFVLFADPDGSHPLSPAQIAAVCDRRFGIGADGLIRAVRSDALPEGAAALAEDPDAVWFMDYWNADGTPSEMCGNGARVFTRFLLDQGLAELPAGDTLSIGTRAGVRDVQSNRTGFQVDLGRWRLAGGEPLVRAKNLPVARPGLGISVGNPHVVVALADDAELDAADLGYIPQLDPAPEGGANIEFVVPADPLVHDGVGRFRMRVHERGSGETQSCGTGAAAAALAVRHWAGAGAPNQWRVEVPGGVLGVRMFPTEDGEHVALSGPAELVFDGVLSLG